The Salinirubellus salinus genome segment GGCTGGGAGAACGTCGAGGTGGTGCAGGCCGACGCCACCCGCCTCTCGTACCGTCGTCCCTTCGACGGGGCACTCGCCACGACGGCGGTGAGCGCGATGCCCGACGTCCGTGGCGTGGTCGAACGCGTCCACGACGCACTCGTCCCCGGGGCCCGGTTCGCGCTCTACGAGATCCGACTGGTCCCCTCGGGTCCCGCTCGGGTCCTGAACCCGCTCGTCGAGCGGTTCTACCGGGCGTTCGGGAACTGGAACACGGAGGAGGACGTGCTGACGGAGCTCCGACGCACGTTCGACTCCGTCGAGGAGGGCCGGTCGTTCGCGCTCGGGACGAACTACCTCGTCGTCGCCCGGACGGCCGACGAGGGCCCGTCGGGCCGACCCCACGGTTGACGGTCCTCGCCCACGCAGGCCGTGCCATGACCGTCCACTACGACCGGGAGGGGCCGGTGGCCGTCGTCACCGTCGACCGACCCGAGCGACGCAACGCCATCGACCACGCCACGAGCGAGGCGCTCGGCGACGCCTTCGACCGCTTCGAGGACGAGGACGACGCCCACGTCGCCGTCCTCACCGGGAGCGAGGGCACCTTCTCCGCCGGTGCCGACCTGAAGGCGATGGACCTCGAGGACACCCCCGACGGCTGGCTGGGGTTCACCCGCCGTCGGCTGGAGAAGCCGACCATCGCGGCCGTCGAGGGCCACTGCGTCGCCGGCGGTATCGAGATGGCACTCTGGTGTGACATCCGCGTCGCGGCTCGCGGAGCCACGTTCGGCTGTTTCGAACGCCGCTTCGGCGTCCCACTCGTCGACGGCGGCACGCAGCGACTCCCGCGTGTCGTGGGCCTCGGCCGGGCGCTCGACATGATCCTCACGGGCCGTGCTGTGGACGCCGAGACGGCCGAGCGCTGGGGGCTGGCGACCCGACTGGTCGACGAGGGGGAGGCGCTCGACGCCGCCGTCGAACTCGGCGAGCGACTCGCCGAGTTCCCGCAGGAGACGATGCTCACCGACCGCGAGGCGGTCTACGACGGCGTCGGCACCCCGCTCCAGCAGGGACTCGGACTGGAGGGGTGGTACGGCTCCCGAGCGCTCCAGACGGCGATGGAGGGCGCCGAGCGGTTCGCCGGTGGGGAGGGAAGAAGCGGCGAGGGTATCGAGGACGAGAACGGGGACGACTGACGGTCTACTGGCCCTTGCCGGCGCGGCCGGGTTCGGTCAGCGTGACGTCGTCGTAGTAGTACTGCTGGTCGACGCCGAAGTTGGGGCTGTTGAAGATGAACTCGAGGAACTGCGTGCTCGGCGCGAACACGTTGTAGTTCCGCTCGTCGGCGACGAGCTTGCCGTCGACGCGCCACTTCATGGCCGCGCCGTCGCTGGTCTGCTGGAGCTGTGCCTCGACGTCCACCCAGCCACCCTCCTCGGGGTCGATGCCGAGCTTCCGGGGGAGGCCGATGGACTCCCAGCGGGCGCCGGCGAAGTCACCGTTCTCGTCGGCCTCGTAGACGTAGACCCGGAATCCGGCCTCGCCGTCCTCGTTCGCGTCGCTGTCCTGGTACTCGAGGATGGGGTACGCGCTGATGCTGCCACCTTCGTTGCCGAGGACGGGCCACACGCCGGTCTGCTGGCCGACGCCGTCGCCCTCCCACGCGGGGTCGATGTAGAACCGGTACGAGAACCGCGACCCGGTGCCGGTGTTCCAGTAACTGCCCCCGGCGTCCTGGTACTTCTTGCCCTGATAGCCGTAGAACCCGGAGGTCGGGCCGTCCTCGCTGATGTCGATGCAGAGTCGGTCGTCCCCGTCGAACGATGCACGGGTGAACGCCACGGGGTCGTAGCCGAGACTCGGGTTGTATCGGTCGAGGACCCATCCTGCCGTGTTGGGACCGTTCCCGGCAACGTCGGCCGCCGTCGAGAAGTCGAGGTCGAACACCGCGTTCGGGCTCGCGCCTGGCCGTGCGCTCGCGGTGGCCGTGCCGAGGCCAGCGGCCACGAGCGTCGCGCCGCCCAGTCGGAGTGCCGTGCGTCGAGTGATATCGTCTGATACCATGCGGAGTACGGATATGTTGACCGTTAGTTATCACTTGCTTGGCCGACGCTAACCCCGTCCCGACTCGGAGACCGACAGCGCGGTACCCCGATACCGCCACCCGGATTCATACGCCCGCCACGCGACACGGCACCTATGGACGACCGCATCCCGGAGTTCCGGTTCCCCTACGACCCACCGACGGTCCGCTACGGCCGCGACGCGGTCGAGGACCTCGCGGCCGAACTGGCTGCCATCGACGTCGAGCGTGCCCTCGTCGTCGCCGGTGAGACGACCGGGACGAGCGACGCCGTCGGCGGCCGCGTCGAGGCGGGGCTCGGGGACCGACTGGTCGAGAC includes the following:
- a CDS encoding class I SAM-dependent methyltransferase gives rise to the protein MPTETTDEDPDPEHRAAIERSRRRWEFLSSRWGFVERDTVGVRREAVDLLDLSPGDRVLDLGCGPGVNFEALREAVGPEGLVVGVDLARGMVERARERVETRGWENVEVVQADATRLSYRRPFDGALATTAVSAMPDVRGVVERVHDALVPGARFALYEIRLVPSGPARVLNPLVERFYRAFGNWNTEEDVLTELRRTFDSVEEGRSFALGTNYLVVARTADEGPSGRPHG
- a CDS encoding crotonase/enoyl-CoA hydratase family protein, whose translation is MTVHYDREGPVAVVTVDRPERRNAIDHATSEALGDAFDRFEDEDDAHVAVLTGSEGTFSAGADLKAMDLEDTPDGWLGFTRRRLEKPTIAAVEGHCVAGGIEMALWCDIRVAARGATFGCFERRFGVPLVDGGTQRLPRVVGLGRALDMILTGRAVDAETAERWGLATRLVDEGEALDAAVELGERLAEFPQETMLTDREAVYDGVGTPLQQGLGLEGWYGSRALQTAMEGAERFAGGEGRSGEGIEDENGDD